DNA sequence from the Orcinus orca chromosome 2, mOrcOrc1.1, whole genome shotgun sequence genome:
GCGTCCCTGCAGCACGGCCAGGCGCTTGGCGAGGGCCAGGATCCGCTCCTGCCTTGTGTTCTCCTCCCGAAGCGTGACTGCTGCCTCAGCCAGcagcctcctcttctcctcctccagcGACCAGGTGGCCTGTCCCTTGCAGCTGGTGCTCTGGGCCCCTGGGTCCCCCTGGTTGAGGTCATTCTGGATAGAGGCGGCTGGAAAGAGTGATGCATTCAGGGAGGCAGACATTTCAGGATCTCTCATCAGAAACCACTGAGCCCGTTTCTcaacgttttaaaaaaaaacacagattgggcttccctggtggtgcagtggttgagagtccgcctgccgatggcaggggacacgggttcgtgtcccggtctgggaagatcccacatgccgcggagcggctgggcccatgcgccatggctgctgagcctgcacgtccggagcctgtgctccgcaacgggagaggccacaacagtgagaggcccgcgcaccgaaaaaaaaaaaaaacccacagattaTCAGCTTTTTGTTCAACAATAGCTCCTGTGGtttatattacaaataaaattagtATTTCCTCCATTATCCCAAATGTAAAAAACTAGTAATCTTagacatttctttttcaattatatcCATCCCACCCACCTGATATTTTAACATGCTGCCCTTAGGGTGGGTGCCCCATGGTATGAGAATCACTGCCCAAAAGGAGCAGGATATGGGGAGGTCAAGGTCCAGCCAGGCTCTCTGCCTTACAGGCTGGAATCAGCATTTCCAGGGAGCAGCGCAGAGAGGACATGAGGGAAGCTGAGGTCTTGAACGTCACTAGGCAGGAAGAATTTTACCAGAGTGGGTGTGGCTCTGACATGGTCCCCTTTAGCTCAGAGTTTCAGAGTAAGATGTTTGAAGTCAGACAGctttgggttcaagtcccagctttgctacttaatagctgtgtgaccttggtcaagttccTTAAGCTcaccaggcctcagtttcctcatttatcaaATACGGATAATAACAGTTATTATAGGATTACTGAGGATATTCAGTGAGATTGTATCTCTAAAGCAGGGTTTCTTAATCTTGgttctattgacattttggacaggATActggcataccttgttttattgagcTTCAGTTTATtgcgcttcacagatactgccttttgttttttggttttttttttacaaattgaaggtttgtggcagccctatgttgtcagatgatggttagcaatttttagcaataaaatatttttaaattaaggtatgtacattgtttttctaaacatgctattgtacacttaatagactacagtatcaTGTACATAAGTTTTACACGcaccaggaaaccaaaaaatttgtgtgactcactttattgcagtggtattCAACTGAacccgcaatatctctgaggCATGCCTGTAATTCTTTGTTGCGGGGTTGTCCTGTGTATGtacgatgtttagcagcatccttagcctctgctcactagatgccagtggtACCCTATGAGTTGTGACACCCAAAAAGTCTGCAGACGTTGCCAAATGGGCCCTGGAGGGAAAATCATccatggttgagaaccactgctctgaagcttttgaacagcagtgtccaaaagaattttttaagatGATGGGATCATTCCATATCATGTCTGTATTTGTGCTGTCCAAGATTGTAGCCATGAGCCACTTGTGGCTacggagcacttgaaatgtggctggtacCACTGAGGAACTGACtcttaaattgtatttaatttcaaCTAAATGTCAAtagcctcttcctcctctttagcATCATCACCATCGTTGTAGAGAACATTCACTAAGCatttactatgagccaggcagcGTCCTAAGCACTACTGGATTAGCTCATTTCCTCCTCATGACTTCCCTGTGAGGTAGGTTTTACCACACattcctccattttacagatgaggaaagtgagacttAGGTCAAGTAACGTGCcgagggtcacacagctagtaagtggtagaaaaGGGAATCACTGTCTGAGCCTAAAGCCCACATGCTTATCCACTAGGCCTACACTGGCTCCCACTggagtaaacactcaataaacggTAGCCTTTGTAATGTTGACTATTCTCTGATTGATGTTCACCTCCCAGAGCGTGGGCGGCAGAGCCTCTCCCACCTGGGGAAAGAGTCGGGGGGCAGATCCCTGGGGGAGCTAGGTGGAGAAGATACCTGGGCCTCCTCGTTCCCAGCTCTCATCAATAGCCACCTCCGCTGCTAGCTCTGTCAGCAGATCCTGTGCCTGCTGGGCCTGGGTCCTGGTGTCTGGTGGCTGATGTGCCTGCTCAGAGGAGGGAACCTCAGTGGGGAGCAGCGTAGGCAGGAAGCCGCACCATAAGGCTCAGAACAGTTTTAGGTCAGGGGTGGATGCTGAGGAGTTCCCAAAGCTCAGGGAAAGGGGACAATTCCAGAGCCCACGTAATCAAGTAGGTCTGGCAGTCGCCAGCAGGACCAAGGGGCCACTCTTTCCTGCCCCACCCAATCCTGCTGCCTGTCCCTGGTTCCTTGGTCTGGCAGCAGGCCTCAGGAGCAGGAGGTACTCCTGCAAAGTATCTAAGCATACACGTATCTGGGCTTCTACTGGGTCCTCGTCCCAGGGCCTCCATCCCTCCAAAGCCACAGCACTCACCAGCTGGGGGGTCCGAGAAGGTGGAACTCTGCCCTGCAGTGAAGCAAGCcgtgcctccatctcctgggTGGAAGGGATGGAACCCTGGGGTGCATCCCTCAGTGCAACTAGCCTGGCTTCTATCTCTGCCTGCGAGGGCACTGACTCTGCAATTGGCATAGAGAAGCCTTGTAAGATCCAGAGGAATCCTAGTCCCACAAGCCCGGAATAGTGTCTTTTCCACCCTGTCTGCCCCCACTCACTGGGCTTGTTCTCCTGGCGGAGCCGTGCTAGGCGCTCAGCAATGACTTGGTCTTGCTGGGTCAGTCCATGGCTCTGGGAAGTGTTGGGCTTCTGCTTGGCTTCCAAGGCTGCCACACGCCTGGCAGGATATGAGATAGAGGCTCTTAAAGAATGCAGAAGGGAGGGGTGAAGGCACTCACTGTTTCCCATTCAAATCATTTCTAGGCAGCTAGGGAGGCCTCCAACAGACAATTTTCTGTGGCGCTTGCTCATGTCACCCTGCAGCCCAACCCAGCTGACCGACGGGAGAGTCCAGATGAGAGGGCAAGGTCTACCAAGAATCTTTTCTGGGGAAAGGACGGGTGAGCTGCTTTCTAAGCCCAAGAGGGCAGTCAGGAGCCTGAGAGGTAGATATTTTCCTGATCCTGTGCTCATTTGATCTGTAGGCTGGGAAGAGACTCCTACCCTATGGCTCCCTTGTCCTTTCCCCATCCCCATTTGTCTCTGTCCCTTCAGCACTTACTTCTTATAGTTCTGAGGTGGTGACCACTTGGAGGCATTGGCAGGAGCAGATCCTCTATAGAGAAGAAATCTGGTGTCAGAAGTCACCTGCCATCTGCCTATGAGTGTCCCCCACCCCAAACACTTCCTGGGCTGACCTCTAGACATAGAGCACGAGGCTGTGAGGCCTGGCCATCTGCCTGCTGCCATGCTTGGCTGAACCCTCGACCATATATTGGCTTCTCACCTGGTCAGAACCTCATGGCACTGCTTGCAGACTTTCTGTTGGGTGTTTCCAGCCCGGGGAACCGCTGCACTGAAGCTAAGACAGCCGGAACAGAAGGCCCGGCCACAGTTCTTACAGCCGTACTACAAGAAACATGAAGCAAGGGGTCTACCTCTCACCTGCCCCTGCAGGCTCCTCCCTGGGACtctccaaacacacacagagagcAGACACTGGAGTTGTGACCAGCTGCTGGGAGGAGGATGAGGAGTGGGGCCCCTAAGGACTGGGGAGAGACGGGGTGGAAGGTAAAGCGATTCCTCAGTCTCCAGTATTCTATTCAAATCTCGAAAGCTTCATGCAAAATTCCCATGCTTTCTACTCTGTCTTCAATTCCCTGACACTGGAGTGTAAAAGACAAATAGGCAAAGCCCCATGCTTCAGGTCACTGACTCTTCAAAAAGGAGAAACAGTGCAGAGCCCATGCCTTCTCTGCTCTAGCAGAGATGAAAGGAGGCTTGACTCAGAATGGGATGGTAACAGTAGCAGCCTCcgtttattaagcatttactgtgtgccaggcactaaacTCAGTACTTAACTCTCATCAcctgatttaatcctcacaatttaTACACACTATCTTACTTATTCCTGATGACCaccattattattcctgttttaaacGGGGTCAGAGAGGTTACACGACTTGCCCAAACCAAGGTCACCCCATGAATGACAGGAGAGCTCAAATTTGGATCCTGACCACTTTGACTCCAAAACCCAGGTTTCTGAGTGCTACATGGACCTGCTTCCCTACCTGCTATTCATTCATCCTATCTGGTTCCTATCTCCTGGTCACAGCTGAGGCTGAGGAAGCCTGCAGTTTACCAGGGAAACTTGGCAGGTCTGGCCTGAGGACAAGTGAGACTTTGCCATGGTGCCCTGGGGCAGGAGAAAGGGCAGTAATCTAACTCAAGAAACCGGGGAAGGGCTTGCTGGTGACGGTTTCAGAGCAGAGAGAGCAAAGGGCATGGTGTGATGGAGAGTAGGCTGTGGAGAAGCAgcggggagggaaggaaacagcCGGATCCTACACTTGGCAGACAGAAAAGCCTAGATTTCCAAAAATGACAGGAGCCCAATTTACAGTTTATGGGGAACTCTCACCTCCAGCACCTCACTGGACCCTCACACCAACCCCGAAAGCGAGGGAGTGTTAGCCCCACTTTATAgaaatggaaactgaggctcagtgacttCATCAAAACCACACACCTGGAGAGGGCCCGTAAAAACAAGCCTGCGGACTGCAAGTCCTGTGCATTTCCCTCTACTCCGCGTCCTCCCTAGCCCTCTAGCCCCCGGGGAGAGAAGACTCGCCTCCTTCTTGAAGAGGGTGAACTTGACAGCGCAGCCGTAGCACCTATTCTCCATCGTGGTTGCCGGCGCGGCGCGGCAAGGTCGGCGGAGCTGAGCTCCTGCGGCTCATATCCAGGTCCCCATGCACCCTCACCCAGCCCCGCCGTCACTCTCCACGCCCACTCGCGCGGGCCAACCAAGGCCTCCGACAGGAGAATCACTACGGTCACCTCAGCCCGAGAGCACCAGCGGCGGACGCGAGGGCTGTTGGGAGTCGTAGTTCATTCACTAGTGCCCGCTTCCCTCAGAGGCAGTCAAGCCTAGTTCAGATCACGACATTTCCCAGGAGGCTAAGCGCCTTCCTCAGGCTTGGGGTCGATAGTCCCCGGGAATCCCCACACGCTTAGGCTCTTGGGAGTTGTGGTACTAATCCAGTCAGGGTTGGAACCATGGCGGTGACCAAGGAGCTCTTACAGATGGACCTGTACGCGTTATTAGGTATCGAGGAGAAGGCGACGGACAAAGAGGTGAGAACTGGGGCGAGGAGGGCCGATCCCGAGCGACCTGGCGGGCTTTCCCGTCTTGGCGCCTCGCCCGAGGCAGGCACCACCAGCTTTCCACGTTCGGCCGGGCCCTGAGTGGGGAGCGAGGGGCGGCCCGACGGCCTCAGGTGGGTTCCCAGACCTTTCCTGAATGGTCTGAGGGCCTCACGAGGAAGCGGGGGCACGAGAGGGAGGCTCCTAGCGCGGGGAACTGTACTGTGCTCTCCCCGTGGCCCTTGTCTAGAAGGAGCCGCGGGTGAATCTGTGAGACAACCGTAGCCTACTTCCTGCGCCTGCGCAATGTCAGCCTTCGATTCCGCTTCTATCTAAACTGTGGCAGGGGGAGCTTCATTGTCTCTCTCTTGCTGGCTGATTTAACTCTGCTTAGAGCCTAGGGCGGAAGAAGGGCCAGGTCTCAAGGCTCCTCCATTCCTTTTTCATACCCTCCGTGGCAGTGTGACCTATGACTCTGccatctctattttctttttacatcccAGCCCTTTGACTCTTTTCAAGTAGCAGATGCTCAGGTGTTGCCCTCTCACCATGTGCTAGTGGGCCAAAAGCAGGAGGATCAGAAGGATAAGGCAGATGACCTAGAGTTTCACGGGAAGGCGTTGATAGATGTGTCAGGGAGTGGGACACTGATCAAGCTGTAATTAAGATTTATGTTACTTTCCCCTGGATTATGGTGGTAGCTGTAGCAGTGTAGGAAGGGGAGGCAGATAAGTCACCAGATGGAAATTAATGCCTGCAGATGCCCCTGTACCTCCAGGCTGCTCTGCTCATCAGCAGAGCTTGTGAGAAGAGGAAGCTCTGGGGCAGAAAAGCAGGGAGACCCATAGGGCCCTTGAGGAGGGATACTGTAAGCCTGTACAGAACTGTTCCCTGCAGCTGCAGCTGAAATCAGAAGTGGGCCATGGGGATGTATACACAGCACCAAAAGCATCTGTTACACCTATCTCATAAGTCTTAAATTTTCACTATTAATAATGCCTAACACCTATAtaatacttactatgtgctggacaCTATTCTAAGTGTTCTACATTTGTAAATTGTTTAATTAGTACTTCGTTAATAGTGAGAAATTACTTTGGACACTTCACACCAGATCTAGCCAGTGTGTTGGAACCTCGAAGTTGAGAACTCCTGAGGAAGGCAATTAAGAGCCACTGATGTATATattaatcagagaagtgacataatcagatttttttttttttttttttttttttggtacgcgggcctctcactactgtggcctctcccgttgcggagcacaggctccggaagcacaggctcagcggccatggctcacgggcccagccgctccgcggcacgtgggatcctcccggaccggggcacgaacccgcgtcccctgcataggcaggcggactctcaaccactgcgccaccagggaagcccgacataatcagattttaaagaaaatattcaacatcAGTGTGCAGAAAGGACACAAGTAGGGGGTGGGTAGAGGAGCTGCCACTAGGGGGTCAGGTGGGGCTGTTGTCTAGGCAAGAGGCCAAGGTCTAAGCAGCACAGTGAGGTTGGGATTCAGTTTTCACTCAGGTGAGATAAGGGATAGgtgagaagactttttttttaagatttttaaaatatttatttatttatttattttggctgtgttgggtcttttgagTTGTGGTGGCACGCGAGGTCTTCGTTGAGGCGTGGCGCGTGGGATCTTTCTTTGAGGCGCGTgggccttctctctagttgtggtgtgcgggttttctctctagttgtggcgcacgggctttctctctagttgtggtgttcaggttttctctctctagttgtggtgcgtggggtccagagcgcatgggctctgtagttgcaacttgttgaggtgcgtgagctcagtagtcgtGATGTGTGGGCTTTGCTgccctgcggcatatgggatcttagttccctgaccaggggtcgaatccacgtcccttgcattggaaggcggattttttaccactggaccaccagggaagtcccctggaatCATTCTTGATACCTCCCTATCCTCTCACTCTTGCATCTAGTCCATCACCAGGTCCTAATGAATTCACTTCTCAAATAATCTCCAAACCTGTTCATTAatctccatctccaccaccaCCGCTCcagcccaaatgcccatcaacttcCATCTGAATGATTAGAGTGGCCTGCCAACTCATTTCCCTGCTTCCAGTCTATTCTATTCCACTCTGTTGCACTCCTCCAATTTATTCTACTCACGGAAAATGGAATAATCTTGGTGCTCCTTTAAAACCCTATTGCACTTTTAATAAAACATGCAATAGAATTTCTTACCCCTTCTTacatgcttttccctctgccaagaacactctttctccccttctgttAACCTGGGTTACTTTTACTTGGCTTTCAGAACTCAGCTTAAATGgcacttcctcagagaggccttgcCTATTGTACTTTCATAGCAGCCACTTCTCCTTTCCAGCACTTATATCAGTTTGCAAGCATATATTCATTTGTGTGATTATTTATCTCATGCCTTACTCCCCTCTGTACTCTTAGCTCTGAGGAGCAGGTCTGGTCCATTTACTTCTGTAGCATCCCCTTCCTGGtgactggcacagagtaggctctcaataaatatttgttgaatgaaggaagtaGCAGCTAAGAGCCCACTGGAACAACTTGGCTTGAGAATCAGGAGATCTGGGGCCTCATTGAGAGCCTGACTTTCCTCAAATGTAAAACGAGGGAGTTGGGCAAACTATGACTTCAGGGGTCAAATGGCCCAtgacctggttttttttttattttgtttttttttctttttgctgtacgcgggcctctcactgttgtggcctctccctttgcggagcacaggctccggacgcgcaggcccagcggccatggctcacgggcgcagccgctctgcgacatgtgggatcttcccggactggggcacgaacccgtgtctcctgcatcagcaggcggactctcaaccactgcgccaccagggaagccccatgacctGGTTTTTAATGAGCCATGAGCCGAGAATGGTTTTTCATGTTAAAACGATTgtaaaaaaaacaaccacaactcaacaacaaaaaaccgaataactcaattaaaaaataggcaaaggacttgaatagacatttcttcaaagaacatatataaatgaccaataaatacatgaaaagatgttcagtacCACTggtcattagataaatgcaaatgaaaaccacagtgagataccacttcatactcaTTACGATGgctattaaagaaaaacaaaaacagaaagttactagtgttggtgaggatgtggagaaattagaacccttgtacattgcttgtagtgcagctgctgtggaaaacagtctgacaattcctcaaaaaattaaacatagaattacaatatgatccagcaatttcacttctgggtatatacccaaaagaaatgaactcaaacagatttttgttttttatttattttatttactttcggctgtgttgggtcttcattgctgcacacgggctttctctagttgtggagagcgggggctactgtttgctgcggtgtgtggacttctcaccgcggtggcttctcttgttgtggagcacgggctctaggcacgcaggctcagtagttgtggttcgcgggctctggagcacaggctcagtagttgtggcgcatgggcttagttgctctgcggcatgtgggatcttcccgggccagggatcaaacctgtgtcccctgcattggcaagcgaattcttaaccactgcaccaccagggaagtctctcaaacatatttgtacacccatgttcatagtggcataattcacaatagccaaaaggtgggagCAGCCAAAGTggccatcaacaaatgaatggttaaacaaaatgtggtatatacatacaatggaatattattcatccttgaaaaggaaggacattctgacacatgctacaatatggatgaaacttgagggtatgatgttgagtgaaataagctagtcacaaatggacaaatattatatggttCCTCTTGTACAAGATTCCTAAGAGTAGTCAGATTcacaaagtagaatggtagtttccGGGGGCAGGAGAGCGAGTGTGGAATGAGGAGTTAGTGTTTAAAtggtacagagtttcagctttacaagatgaaaaaagtCCTGGAGACTTATACGGcggtaatggttgcacaatattaatgtacttaatgtcatagaactatacacttaaaaacggttaaaatggtaacttttatgttaatatatattttattttatatatgttttacaataaaaacaaccaaccaaaacagaataaaaacaaagaagaacatATGTCACGGGAATTTAGAGAGTCAGCAAGTCCCAAAGGTAGATGTTTTTGTTCCCCATCCAGCCCTAAGGGAGACAGGTGGGGCAAGGTATCATTTTCTTGTAGGAAAGCTTTGAGTTGAGGACCCAGGGTTGGTGTGGAAGTTCTCTGCGGGAGAGGATAACGCCCCAGGAATCCAGTCTCCTCCTAGAATCTCAGGCAGTAAGCCCCAGTTTCTTATGTGCTAATGCACATGTGCCTGTGTGCGTgtatgtgcgcacacacacaggaCAGGGCCGGGCCCTAGAGCCTGCCAAGATAAAGAGTAGGCCATGGATTAATGCACTTGCAAACCTTGAAGAGATTCTGAATTAATCTCAGGGATTATTTAGGTGACTGCAATGGCCTTCTAATCCTTTTCCTAGTTCTGTTCTTGCCCCCTTGAGCCTCTtcgcacagcagccagagtgagccTTTAGATGGTAAATCAGATTGCGTTACCTCTGCTCCCAGCTCCCCAGGGGCTTCTCATCAGTGTTAGAATGAAGCCTGAAGGCCCTCCCTGGCCCTTGGGGCCCTCAATGCCTCTCTTGCATGTTCCCTACCACTCTTCCCTTGCTCACCGGGCTCCAGCCACGCCACATCagtcctataatttttttttaattgtggtgaaatatacataacatgaaattttccatttcaaccttttttttagtgtacaattcagtggcattaagtacatttacattgatatgcaaccatcaccactatccatctccagaacttttccatcatcccaaactgaagtTCCATAACTTTAAACGTTAACTCCCTATTCTcttctcccctcagcccctggtgaCTACTATTTTACCTTTCTTCTCTATGAACTTGACTATTTTATGTACCTCATACAACATgtaaatatatagtatttgtttttttatatctggcttatttcacttaatgtaatGTTTTCAGGTTTCATCCATTTTGTTGAATggatcagaatttccttcctttttaaggctgaataatatttcaccatatgtatatacacattctGTTTCTCTactcatcttttgatggacatttgggttgtttcaaccTTTTAGTTGTTGTGAATGGTGCTATTAGGAACATGAGTGTATGAATATCTGTTCGagtcctgctttcagttcttttgggtatgtatCCCACAGTGTAATTGCTGTATCATTAAAATtctatgtttaatgttttgaggaactgccatactgccttccacagcagctgcaccattgcacatttctacaacaaatgctcagtcgttccagtttctccacattcttcccACCACTTGTTATTTTCGGTGTTTTGGATAATAACCATCCTAATGGATATGAAAGAGGCCTCCAGTGATATTTTTTCAAACTCACTTTACACATTACTGCTTCATGGCCTTTACATTTGCTAGTCCTTCTGTTTAGAAC
Encoded proteins:
- the ZFYVE19 gene encoding abscission/NoCut checkpoint regulator codes for the protein MENRCYGCAVKFTLFKKEYGCKNCGRAFCSGCLSFSAAVPRAGNTQQKVCKQCHEVLTRGSAPANASKWSPPQNYKKRVAALEAKQKPNTSQSHGLTQQDQVIAERLARLRQENKPKSVPSQAEIEARLVALRDAPQGSIPSTQEMEARLASLQGRVPPSRTPQLAHQPPDTRTQAQQAQDLLTELAAEVAIDESWERGGPAASIQNDLNQGDPGAQSTSCKGQATWSLEEEKRRLLAEAAVTLREENTRQERILALAKRLAVLQGRDPDRVTLQDYRLPDSDDEEDEETAIQRVLQQLTEEAALDEASGFNIPAEPALRPQAQSCRAEPEVQAVATRPEAEEEELPWCCICNEDATLRCASCDGDLYCVRCFREGHDAFELKEHQTSAYHPQHKSREH